Within Rothia sp. ZJ932, the genomic segment CTGCCCCTGTCAAAGATTGTAACCGGCAAAGACCACAAGATTTCGTGGTTGCCCGGCCTGGTGGGTGGCTGGACTGACTATCGTGATATTCCTGAGCCGCCTAAGCAGTCTTTCCGTAACTGGTACAAGAAGGAACGCCCGTCAGAGTCTAAGCGAGTCTCGGGTGAACGCGTTGATATTGCAGCGCTGCTTGAAAAGAACAAGGACAAAGCAGCAGAAGCACACGCAGCAGCGGAGGCTGCTGGCGTTGATGTTCCCGCAGCAGTGACCCAGGAGGCTATGTAATGTCTGATGCAAAAGCTGAGATTCTCAAGCGTATTCGCACTTCTTTGGGAGATCACCCTCAGCCTGCTGAGCCGGTGCGTAACTACCGCAAGGTGAGCGATAAGAGTGAAGAAGAAGTTCTTGAGATGCTGATTGACCGTTTGGTTGATTACAAAGCGAACGTTTATCAGGAGACCGAAGAGACCATCGCTGAGCGTGTTAGCGAGCTGCTGGGCAAGTCATCGCGTTACGTGGTGCCTACCGGTCTAAAAAGCGAATGGTTGCCTAAAGATACCGCTGCGCGCACGCGCTTGGTCGATTCAGGAAACGCGAAGAAATCGGGTGCTTTGGGCGTTCGTGAGTTGGACGCGGTGGACGCTGTGGTCACCTCATCGACGGTTTCCTGCGCTGAAACCGGCACCATCTTCTTGACCTCTAACCCTGATGAGGGTCGCCGCGCAATCACCCTGGTACCCGATCACCACATTTGCGTGGTGCCCATCGATACCGTGGTGGAGCTGATTCCTGAGGCTATCAAACGCACTAACTTTGACCAGCCTGTCACCATGATTTCTGGACCGTCAGCTACCTCAGATATTGAGCTCATTCGTGTAGAGGGCGTCCACGGCCCCCGTACCCTTGACGTGATTATTCTGAAGTAAAGACACGTTTGGATAAAAGGCGACCTTCCACCTCTTGCCGGTGGGAAGGTCGTCTTTTATGTGCTTCTGACGGCGATAGCCTGTGAAAACTCGGCTAATGACGAGGAGACTCTCTACTCGGAGGCGGATATGGTTTGGGTCTGATTCTTGACCATATGGGCGCGCTCGGCTTTCTTCTCAGCAATCAGATCACGCGAGGTCTTAGAGGTTTCTTCTGACTCTTCGGAATCGCCATCCGATGCCGAATCACCGTATTCAGCATCAGCCGGCTTGGTCAGCGCAGAGGCTAGGGGCGCCAAAAGCGCAGCGAGCGCGATCCAGAAAACTGAAATGTAGCATTGCCAAGTTCTCTGGAGGCACTCGCCAGGATAATGGGTTCGGTGCTTGTTATTGCTCTTTTTCTGTTGCGATGGGCGTGAGTCTCGTGTGGTGATGCTCGAACTGGCTGGTTGCGAGTTCTATCAACTGTGCCACGGGCTATGCAGAGGTGGTGGGCGAATAATCTTTGCAGGGGTAGAAGCAATAAGTGTCAAGATGAGATAGTTTATCTGGAGTTATTTCTGCCCTGGGGGTGGATGCCGGTGGCGCAGTAAGGGACGTAGGTGGTTGATGTGGCTCAAGGCGCTGGGCGAATTATTGGTGTTGATGTGGCGAGATGCATTGCTCTCTTTGCAATGTTTGCTGCCTACACGATGCCCGAGGTGGGGACAGAGCCGGTAACGGTGTTCTCTGATTATCTGGCAATGCCCCTTTTTGCCCTGCTTCTGGGCGCTTCTGCCTATTTTTCATCGCAGC encodes:
- a CDS encoding LUD domain-containing protein is translated as MSDAKAEILKRIRTSLGDHPQPAEPVRNYRKVSDKSEEEVLEMLIDRLVDYKANVYQETEETIAERVSELLGKSSRYVVPTGLKSEWLPKDTAARTRLVDSGNAKKSGALGVRELDAVDAVVTSSTVSCAETGTIFLTSNPDEGRRAITLVPDHHICVVPIDTVVELIPEAIKRTNFDQPVTMISGPSATSDIELIRVEGVHGPRTLDVIILK